In Aegilops tauschii subsp. strangulata cultivar AL8/78 chromosome 3, Aet v6.0, whole genome shotgun sequence, one genomic interval encodes:
- the LOC109768027 gene encoding uncharacterized protein: MAARALGLAGRALLRPLASPGAQRLLSTDKGPLQGLTNAGDPMSRLIMQARNQTDGGFPRHFAENGFTAGGGRMGGNGFTAADGRMGVNGFTAGDGRMGGNGFTAIGDRMGGTGFTAGDGRSGRFNMEMLRPAGAPRVKRDVLHVTLKGKKTFVTVTDVKGNRKAGASAGCLEDRKGRSRLARYAGEATGEHMGRVASKIGLKSVVVKVKGYSFFRKKKKVIMGFADGFRGERVRTPSPIMHVHDVTQLAHNGCRLPKKVRK; encoded by the exons ATGGCAGCGAGGGCCCTCGGGCTCGCCGGCCGAGCACTCCTGCGACCGCTCGCCTCACCAGGCGCCCAGCGCCTGCTGTCAACTGACAAG GGCCCACTGCAGGGCCTCACGAACGCCGGTGATCCGATGAGCCGCCTCATCATGCAAGCACGGAACCAGACTGACGGCGGTTTTCCCCGTCACTTTGCTGAGAACGGATTCACAGCCGGTGGTGGCAGGATGGGTGGAAACGGATTTACAGCTGCTGATGGCAGGATGGGTGTTAATGGATTCACAGCTGGTGATGGCAGGATGGGTGGAAACGGATTCACAGCCATTGGTGACAGGATGGGTGGAACCGGATTCACTGCCGGTGATGGCAGGTCCGGCCGGTTTAACATGGAAATGCTGCGGCCAGCAGGGGCTCCGCGAGTAAAGAGGGACGTTCTCCACGTCACGCTCAAGGGGAAGAAGACCTTTGTGACTGTGACGGACGTCAAAGGGAACAGGAAGGCTGGGGCTTCCGCTGGCTGTTTGGAGGATCGAAAGGGGCGGTCTCGTCTTGCTCGGTATGCTGGTGAAGCAACAGGGGAACACATGGGGCGAGTTGCCAGCAAGATTGGCCTCAAGTCGGTCGTTGTGAAGGTGAAAGGATACTCCTTTTtcaggaagaagaagaaggtgatCATGGGCTTTGCGGATGGTTTCCGGGGCGAAAGAGTGAGGACCCCGTCTCCTATCATGCATGTCCACGACGTGACCCAGCTCGCGCATAATGGATGCCGGCTGCCCAAAAAGGTAAGGAAGTAA